The DNA region GCACCGCCACCTCGCCGACGTCGCCGCGCAGCAGGTTCGCGTGGCGCACCGCGTCCAGCTTGCGGCCGAAGCCCTTCGCCAGCGCCTCCTCGACCTGCGCCTCCTTCAGCCCGATGCGCAGCTCGCCGCTGCCGAGCAGCAGCTTCACGACGTACTGCGTCTCGACGGGGCCGAGCGTCGCCAGCAGCGCGCGCACCTGCTCGCGCTTCGCGAGCGAGCCGCGCGTCGCCGCGATCGCGTCGAACGCGGCCGCGACGTCGACGAGCGTGCGCCCGCTCGCGGGCGGCGTGCCGTCCCGCTCCTCCAGCAGCAGGCGCGCGGCGTCGCCCAGGTCACCGACCATCAGCGCGCGCTCGCGCAGCGTCTCGCGCGCGATGCCCGTGGCCGCGGCGAGCGCCTCGTACACCGTCGCGCCGCCGACGCTCGTCGTGCGCGCGTCGTGCTGCGGGAACACGTGCCCCGACAGGAAGCGCGCCGCGATCGCGAGCGCGTCGTCGCCGAGCGTCGGCAGGTAGGCCGCGAGGGCGGCCCCCTTCTCGAGGCGCTTGGTCGTGGCGCGCACCGCTTCGGCCACCGAACACCAGGTCTGGAACGTCTCGTCGTCGCTCATGCCGGATCGTGGAGGGGCTGCGTGCTGCGTGCTCCGCATCATTGCGCCGGACCTTCCTGTCCTTTTGGAGGGATGCGGATGCTCCGGATGGAGACGGATGCTGCGGATCGCTCCGCGCGGCGGCGACGTTCCATGCGCTTAGAGGAACGATCCGAACGATCCGTTCCGATCCGGAGCATCCGCGCCCCCCCAACAGGCGAACGGGCCCGGCGCACCGAAGCGTCCCGAGGCCGTTCACGCAGCACGCAGCGCCATGCTCAGAAGAGCCCGAGCTGGTTGGACGGCTTCGACGGTGGCGGCCCCTCATCGGGCTCCGGCTCCTCCGCCTCGTTCGGATGCTCCATCAGGTGCTCCGCGTCGATCCCCAGCTCGCGCAGCCGCCCCGCGAACGTCGCCGGCCCGTGCACCGTGTACACCTTCGACGCGCCGCTCTCGCGCGCCGTGCGCACCAGCTCCGTGTAGTCCGCGTGGTCGGAGAACGGCAGCACCAGGTCGCAGTCCTTGTAGATGTTCCACGCGCCCGGATGCAGCGCCCAGCCCGTGAGGTACACCGTGCGCTTCGCCGGGAGCTTCTGCACCATCGCCGTCTTGCGCGTCTGCGGCGTCGTCATGAGCACGCGGTCGCCGATCTTCCCACGCTCGTAGCGGCTCCACGTCCCCGGCCCCGGGAAGGTGTAGCCGAGCTGCTCGTGCAGCGCGCAGAGGTTCGCGATCGCGCCGTGCAGCACCACGTCGCACCCGGCGCGCGTCAGGTGCCACAGTGCCTCCTGCCCCTTCCCCAGCGCGTACGCCAGCACGACCGGCGTCGCGCCCGCGGCGCGCGTCGTCTCCACGAACTGCAGCAGCTCCGCCACCAGCTGCTCCGCGGGCGGGAACACGTAGCGCGGCTCGCCGAACGTGCACTCCATGATCAGCGTGTCGACGCGCGGGATCGTCACCGGCGGCGAGAACGGGTTCTCGCGCAGCTTGTAGTCGCCCGTGTACGCCACGCGCCCGCGCGCCGACTCGGCCACCAGCATCGCGGAGCCGAGCGCGTGACCCGCGGGCGTGAGCGTGACGGTCGCGTCGCCGAAGCGCGCGGGCTCGCCGAACGGCAGCGTCACCGCCTCGCGCGCGCCGCGCCGCGCCGCGTGCAGCGCCGCCGTCTCGGGCGTGCACACGATGCGCGCGGCGTCGGAGCAGTGGTCGCCGTGCGCGTGCGACACGAACACCGTCCCCGGCGCGCGGCGCGCATCGAGGTGCAGGTCGGCGTCGGGGAGGTAGAGGCCGTAGGCGTCGCGAGTGACGAGCACGAGTCGGCGGTGAGGGCAGCCTGGATCCGGAGCACGCCTCAGGGGCACGATGCGCGCCCGCCGGGCTGCCCGATTCTTGCGGCACGCGCGCCGTTCGGGATCGGATAGCCGCGGTCACGCGTATGAAACGCATGACGTGGCCCTTCGCCGTTCCCGCCTCTACGTTTCCGCCGATTGGGGGAGCATGCGCGCCGACCGTGCGCGGCCCGGGCCCGGCCCGCGCCGCCGTCGGCCGCGTCTCCCCTTCCCGCTTCGCCTGCATGCCGTGACCGAGCCCGACCGCGACACCCCGCCCGAGCATCCGCGCGCGACGCCCGAAGGGACGGCGCCGCCCGCCGCGCCCGCCGGCGAGCCCGCGGCGCCGAGCCCGCTCGAGCGGCTCCAGCGGCGCTACCTCGAGGCGCAGCTCCGCGGCGACCGGCGCGAGGCGCTGCGCCTGATCGACGAGGAGGGGATCGCCCGCGGCCACTCGGTCCCGACCCTCCACCTGCACGTCATCACTCCCGCGCAGCAGGAGATCGGGCGGCTCTGGCAGCAGAACGTCATCCACGTCGCGCAGGAGCACGCGGCGACGGCGATCTCGCAGCTCGTCGTCTCGCACCTCTACCGCTTCCTCCCCGTGCGCCCTCCCGTCGGCCGACGGCTGCTGGTGGCCTGCGCGCCCGGGGAGCGCCACGAGATGGGCGCCCGCATCGCCAGCGACCTGCTCGAGGCCGCCGGCTTCGCCGTCCACTACCTCGGCGCCGACGTCCCGGTGCGCGACCTCGTCGCCCACGCCGTCGCGACCCGCCCCGACCTCGTCGTCCTCTCGGCCGCCACGGGCCTGTGCACCTCCGGGCTGGTCGAGGCCGTCCGCGCGCTCCACGCCGCGCTCGGCGACCAGCTCCCCGTGATCGTCGGTGGCGCCGCCTTCACCGAGGCGGACACCGCGCCCCCGTGCCAGCTCCCCGATGGGGTCCTCCAGCACGGCATCGATGCCCCCGGGCTCGTCGCGCTCGTCTGCGACCGCCTCGGCATCCCCCGCCCGCCCGCTCCCGATCCCGTCGTCCAGGCCGCCGCGTGACCTCCGCTCCTCCGCACGACCCCTTCGAGGCGCTCAGCCGCGAGGCCGCGCTGCGCTGTGCCCCCGACGGCACCGT from Roseisolibacter agri includes:
- a CDS encoding MBL fold metallo-hydrolase, giving the protein MLVTRDAYGLYLPDADLHLDARRAPGTVFVSHAHGDHCSDAARIVCTPETAALHAARRGAREAVTLPFGEPARFGDATVTLTPAGHALGSAMLVAESARGRVAYTGDYKLRENPFSPPVTIPRVDTLIMECTFGEPRYVFPPAEQLVAELLQFVETTRAAGATPVVLAYALGKGQEALWHLTRAGCDVVLHGAIANLCALHEQLGYTFPGPGTWSRYERGKIGDRVLMTTPQTRKTAMVQKLPAKRTVYLTGWALHPGAWNIYKDCDLVLPFSDHADYTELVRTARESGASKVYTVHGPATFAGRLRELGIDAEHLMEHPNEAEEPEPDEGPPPSKPSNQLGLF
- a CDS encoding cobalamin B12-binding domain-containing protein, with product MTEPDRDTPPEHPRATPEGTAPPAAPAGEPAAPSPLERLQRRYLEAQLRGDRREALRLIDEEGIARGHSVPTLHLHVITPAQQEIGRLWQQNVIHVAQEHAATAISQLVVSHLYRFLPVRPPVGRRLLVACAPGERHEMGARIASDLLEAAGFAVHYLGADVPVRDLVAHAVATRPDLVVLSAATGLCTSGLVEAVRALHAALGDQLPVIVGGAAFTEADTAPPCQLPDGVLQHGIDAPGLVALVCDRLGIPRPPAPDPVVQAAA